In Candidatus Hamiltonella defensa 5AT (Acyrthosiphon pisum), one genomic interval encodes:
- the fabR gene encoding HTH-type transcriptional repressor FabR, translating into MGVRAEQKARTRRSLIETAFNQLSSEHSFSNLSLREISREAGIAPTSFYYHFRDVNELGLTMVDESGLMLRQLMRQARQRIDKGGSVIRTSVSTFMEFIGNNPNAFRLLLRERSGTCAAFRAAVAREIQHFIAELADYLEFESNMSRRFIEAKAEAMVTIVFSAGAELLDLETEQKHKLKKRLILQLRMIAKGADHLYRPEKKS; encoded by the coding sequence ATGGGCGTCAGAGCAGAGCAAAAAGCAAGGACACGTCGTTCTCTTATTGAAACGGCTTTCAACCAACTCAGTTCTGAACACAGTTTTTCGAACCTCAGCCTAAGGGAAATATCCAGGGAAGCCGGTATTGCTCCAACCTCTTTTTATTATCATTTTCGAGATGTGAACGAACTGGGTTTAACGATGGTCGATGAAAGTGGATTGATGCTAAGACAATTAATGCGCCAAGCACGTCAGCGTATCGATAAAGGAGGCAGTGTGATCCGTACTTCAGTTTCAACTTTTATGGAATTTATCGGTAATAATCCCAATGCATTTCGTTTGTTGTTACGCGAACGCTCAGGTACATGCGCCGCCTTTCGGGCCGCCGTTGCACGAGAAATTCAGCATTTTATTGCTGAATTGGCCGATTATTTAGAATTTGAAAGTAATATGTCTCGTCGTTTTATAGAAGCAAAGGCAGAAGCCATGGTGACCATTGTATTTAGTGCAGGGGCTGAGCTGCTGGATTTGGAAACGGAACAAAAACATAAATTAAAAAAACGGTTGATTTTACAGCTAAGAATGATTGCTAAAGGCGCTGATCATTTGTATAGACCTGAAAAAAAATCTTAG
- the sthA gene encoding Si-specific NAD(P)(+) transhydrogenase, translating to MKTHFNFDTVVIGSGPGGEGAAMGLAKKGQSVAVVERYKNVGGGCTHSGTIPSKALRHVISRIIEFNQNPLYSEHLQSIHPSFYHILQHANHVIRKQVSMRFDFYQRNHCHLFFGHARFIDPYKLEVIRPDGTLNTLSADHIVIATGSRPYHPESIDFTHPRIYDSDSILELKEEQQPKHIIIYGAGVIGCEYASIFRGLGVKVDLINTRNHLLAFLDQEISDALSYHFWNNGVVIRHNEEFDLIEGLDQGVVVHLKSGKKVKADCLFYANGRTGNTKELLLENIGLRTDERRFLQVSNLYQTALSHIYAVGDVIGYPSLASAAYDQGRIASQAITQGINSVRLIENIPTGIYTIPEISSVGKTEQELTDLKVPYEVGRAQFKHLARAQIAGMEAGSLKILFHRESKEILGIHCFGERAAEIIHIGQAIMEQKNGGNTIDYFVNTTFNYPTMAEAYRVAALNGLNRLF from the coding sequence ATGAAAACACATTTTAATTTTGATACCGTTGTCATTGGCTCAGGGCCTGGTGGTGAGGGCGCGGCCATGGGCCTTGCAAAAAAAGGGCAGTCTGTCGCTGTCGTTGAACGCTATAAAAATGTCGGAGGAGGCTGCACTCATTCGGGCACAATCCCTTCGAAAGCCTTGCGTCATGTCATCAGTCGTATTATTGAATTTAATCAAAACCCGCTTTACAGTGAGCACCTTCAAAGCATTCATCCCTCTTTTTATCATATTTTACAACATGCTAATCATGTCATTCGTAAGCAGGTCTCCATGCGCTTTGATTTTTATCAGCGCAATCATTGTCATCTGTTTTTTGGTCATGCCCGTTTTATTGATCCATATAAACTTGAGGTCATTCGCCCAGATGGCACTTTGAATACCCTAAGTGCTGATCATATTGTGATTGCGACAGGATCTCGTCCTTATCATCCAGAAAGTATTGATTTTACACATCCCCGAATTTATGACAGCGACAGCATTTTGGAATTGAAAGAAGAACAGCAGCCAAAGCATATTATTATTTACGGAGCAGGGGTGATAGGTTGTGAATATGCTTCTATTTTTCGAGGTTTAGGCGTCAAGGTCGATTTGATCAATACTCGAAACCATTTGCTGGCTTTTCTTGATCAAGAAATTTCAGATGCGCTCTCTTATCATTTTTGGAACAACGGGGTGGTGATCAGGCATAATGAAGAGTTTGATTTAATTGAAGGCTTGGATCAAGGCGTCGTTGTTCATTTAAAATCAGGGAAGAAAGTAAAGGCAGATTGTTTATTTTATGCTAATGGGCGTACGGGCAACACCAAGGAATTATTACTTGAAAATATTGGTTTAAGAACAGATGAACGAAGATTTTTGCAAGTCAGTAATCTATATCAGACCGCCCTTTCTCATATTTATGCTGTTGGAGATGTAATTGGATATCCTAGTTTGGCTTCAGCCGCTTACGATCAAGGGCGCATTGCATCACAGGCGATTACTCAAGGCATTAATAGTGTGCGTTTGATCGAAAATATCCCAACTGGGATTTACACCATTCCTGAAATCAGTTCTGTAGGGAAAACAGAGCAGGAGCTGACTGATTTAAAAGTGCCCTATGAAGTGGGGCGCGCTCAATTTAAACATCTCGCTCGAGCTCAAATAGCAGGCATGGAAGCGGGAAGCTTAAAAATTTTATTTCATCGTGAAAGTAAAGAAATTTTAGGAATTCATTGTTTTGGAGAAAGGGCAGCAGAAATTATTCACATTGGTCAAGCCATTATGGAACAAAAAAACGGCGGTAATACGATCGACTATTTTGTCAATACAACTTTTAATTATCCTACGATGGCAGAAGCCTATCGCGTCGCTGCATTAAATGGTTTAAATCGTTTGTTTTGA
- the ppa gene encoding inorganic diphosphatase has protein sequence MSLDLVDAGENLPKDIYVVIEIPAHADPIKYEVDKKTGALFVDRFMSTAMFYPCNYGYINQTLSLDGDPVDVLVPTPHPLQPGSVIRCRPVGMLRMTDDAGQDAKVIAVPHSKLTKEYEAVQDIHDVSELLKAQIKHFFEHYKDLEKGKWVKIKGWENAEAAEKEIMDSFRRAKSSSFTDKQPNLK, from the coding sequence ATGAGTTTAGATCTTGTCGATGCGGGCGAAAATTTGCCTAAAGATATTTATGTTGTGATTGAAATCCCCGCTCATGCTGATCCGATTAAATATGAAGTGGATAAAAAAACGGGGGCATTGTTTGTGGATCGTTTTATGTCCACTGCCATGTTTTACCCCTGTAATTATGGTTACATTAACCAGACCTTATCTTTGGATGGTGATCCGGTGGATGTATTAGTGCCTACTCCTCATCCATTGCAGCCAGGATCAGTGATACGTTGCCGGCCAGTGGGCATGCTCAGGATGACAGATGATGCCGGTCAAGATGCTAAGGTCATTGCCGTTCCGCATAGTAAACTGACTAAAGAATATGAAGCGGTTCAAGATATACATGACGTATCTGAATTGCTAAAAGCACAGATTAAACATTTTTTCGAGCATTATAAAGATTTAGAAAAAGGGAAATGGGTCAAAATTAAAGGTTGGGAAAATGCCGAGGCGGCTGAAAAAGAAATTATGGATTCTTTTAGAAGAGCTAAGTCGTCTTCATTTACAGACAAACAACCTAATTTAAAATAG